Proteins from a single region of Runella sp. SP2:
- a CDS encoding Rieske 2Fe-2S domain-containing protein, translated as MKTIFIASAELVKEAKVYFKGEVVVRWVKDKFIAHQRFCPHQNADLNAALVSDDLRLQCPMHPIKFCMESGKSNVQKWAIKVYETLVENNQLFIKINDNETIVV; from the coding sequence ATGAAAACGATATTTATTGCTTCTGCCGAATTGGTAAAGGAGGCGAAGGTATATTTCAAAGGAGAAGTGGTTGTAAGGTGGGTTAAAGACAAGTTCATTGCCCACCAACGATTCTGCCCCCATCAAAATGCAGATTTAAACGCTGCCTTAGTTAGTGATGATTTAAGGCTACAATGTCCCATGCACCCAATTAAGTTTTGCATGGAAAGCGGTAAAAGTAATGTGCAGAAATGGGCAATTAAAGTTTACGAGACCCTTGTAGAAAACAATCAACTATTCATCAAAATTAATGATAATGAGACAATTGTCGTATAA
- a CDS encoding B3/4 domain-containing protein: protein MRQLSYKIEPSILLQHPDFSRGVVTCRNVDNTGLSTINFSELNTKLTANIENLAESKPVKSWRAVFRQMGIDPTKDRVSFEALTRRILNNGTLKTINPIVDLGNYFSILFQMPIGVHPIKNEVTNVILKKATGQELYMGFGSDYYEKVQPNEIILVDNDTVLTRRFCWRQSKQSVIEISDQSMFVNFDFIEKPEDEQVQLCMNEFMNAIKVFSPNAIFDSFVLKSDNQKHELCF, encoded by the coding sequence ATGAGACAATTGTCGTATAAAATAGAGCCTTCGATTTTGTTGCAACACCCCGATTTCAGTAGGGGTGTTGTAACCTGTCGAAATGTTGATAATACAGGCTTATCAACCATAAACTTTTCGGAACTTAACACGAAACTGACTGCCAATATCGAAAATTTGGCAGAATCAAAACCTGTGAAATCGTGGCGAGCAGTATTTAGACAAATGGGTATTGACCCTACGAAAGACAGAGTTTCATTTGAGGCTCTTACTCGCCGAATACTTAATAATGGCACACTCAAAACCATCAACCCAATCGTTGATTTGGGTAACTATTTCAGTATTTTGTTTCAAATGCCTATTGGTGTGCATCCAATCAAGAATGAGGTTACAAATGTTATTCTGAAAAAAGCGACAGGTCAAGAGTTGTATATGGGATTTGGTAGTGATTATTACGAGAAAGTACAACCCAATGAAATTATTTTGGTAGATAACGATACTGTTTTGACAAGGCGATTCTGTTGGCGGCAATCAAAACAATCTGTTATAGAAATATCCGACCAAAGTATGTTTGTCAATTTTGATTTTATAGAAAAACCAGAGGATGAACAAGTGCAATTGTGTATGAATGAGTTTATGAATGCCATTAAAGTTTTTTCGCCAAATGCCATTTTCGATTCATTTGTCTTAAAGTCTGATAATCAAAAACATGAACTGTGTTTTTAG